The genomic window GTGATTagttatcatattatattttttcaaagcCAAGAAGATCACACCGTCTAAACTTTCTCTTCAACGCTCAGTAGTTTGCTGTCATTCTTTTCATCTCTCTCCTAGTAATCATGGGTCCATTGCCCTTGCATCAACTCAACAAAAAAGAAATCTTGAGTATTAAAATATCAGAGTTAATTCGAAAACATCCTGGTTtttgattcttttttctttttgctcttCCTTTCTGTTGTATTACAAAAGATGGGCCTCTCTTACCCTCGCTAGCATCTAACAAGATCTGGCTTGATCTAATGGATCAACAAACTATTTCTCGGCAACCTTTGGGATGATGAACATTTTACTGCTATCACAGCTGAATCCTTCCAGATATCATTCAAGTGCAGTGTGCTTCTTTTCACAACGCAAGCCTTCAAAAACTCCAGAACCTGATCCAGGCAACAGCTACCAAACATCAGTTTATGATGTTAGAAGGATCAAACAATTACTTTAAAGAAAACAAGATAAATAGAGTGCTTGATTTCGGAGGAGACTTTGCATACTGCATTATATTTAATCAGCGCACATCCAGTCCTAAGGATGAAAGCCAAAGGAAccaaatcaataaaatcaaagtTGTTCTTTCCCGCATTGACTTTAAACATGTAGAATGTTTTCACATGAATATCACTTAAACTTTGTGACAATCCGGTATAGGAATCATCTGACTTAAGTTGAAAAGATCTCAATAAAAGCTAGGTGGAATCCAGCTGAATTTAGTTCCACGGTTCTACTCCATCTGCTCCCTGTACACTGTAAGCCTCAGAAGTAGGATTCATAGAATAATTCTACCAGAATCAAGCCTTGGCACCAATACTTATGGACCATCTAAGATAGGGAAGCTCAGCTTTTAGTTACTAAAGTTATATGCAACCCACCCTCCAGAGCATATTAGTTGGCCTTGTGTAATGGTACGCTATTCCCCCGATGGATACATGACAAATTCAATGCAAAATAAGGCAACCTGACAGTGCACCAGCTATAAAAGAGCAATTGTAATTGCTAAATAAACTCCCGAATTAGAGATTTGTATGCTTAATATTGGGCTCATGTAAGAGATGACTCATGGCATATATCCATCCATCAACTAATTTCCTACCATGCCACTAGACTGATGCTAACGCTCCAAGCAAAAACCATAGATTGTGATGTCCTGCAACAAGAATGTGATCCATGATGCCTTCCATATGTTTGTACAGATAACATCATATGAAAGTTAATGTCGCCTGTCCCTCAAGCGTATCCCATCCATTAGTGTCATAATCTTTTGAGCATTAACCCTATGCATTGGCAGATAATGTTTCATGAATGTAAATTTCAAATAATGTCTGTGAGATGCATCAACCAAGAAAGTTTTAGATCATGTCATATGCATGATCAACCATCTAGTTGTCACTTATATCATTATTGCAACACattcattcacaagtaggtgatAGCAACAACATGAGGTAAAAGCAGAATAGCTGATGACATCCATTCCACCCCATCCATGGCCTAGAATTCTTCTAATGCTGTGTCTGATCACACTATCAAATTTCTGCTTTTGTCTTCTGTCATCGTTGTGGCTCACTCATTTACAGATTGGTCATAGCAATAACACGAAGCAAAAGCAGAATGGTGATGATGCCGACCTGCTTGTCTCCTATCCATGAAATAGAATCTTTCCTACACTGCTAGCCCAACTATTTCCCACAGAACAGCCCAGGTTTGGCAAGATCCACACTCAAACTTTGAGATTTGTGTGAAGATACAGATTATGCGCTGAATCAACCATACAGCATCATATTCTCACACGAATCTCAAAGTCCTCAGTGCATTCAGGCTACTAAAATTCTTTTCCAAAGATTTAGAATGCCCCACTATCATCTATCTGCAGGATCCAAGGATGGAACCAAAGAAAAAACCAAAAGCTCATGCGAATATCAACGAACCTTGTCACTGAGCAGCCACTATCTCTGGAAAGAACCGACTTGTAGCCTCTACTGCACCATTCTGATCGCCACCTTGGGCGCCGGACAGAGCAGAGGCATGCAATTTCCTCAAATCTGGGTGGCCATACCATGACGCCGCAATGGCATAGCATCCAAGAACATACAGGAAGCTCAGAAAGACAAGGGAGAAGAGGTGGAAGTTGGCTAGCAGCTCCCCGCGGACCTGGCTCTCATGCAAGTGGCACTTGACTTCGTTGTCATCAAGGTGGCAACCCCTGGGCATCATGGGGCCGTAGAGGGTGAAGGCAGTCTGGTAGAACCACAGGCCCTGGAGAGTGATGGAGACCCCGCTGCCAAGGTCCACAGCAAGGCTGGTAGGGAAAAGAGCACCGGCGATCGTGGTGGCGATGCAGAGGGCGACAAGGATGACAAGTATGAGGTGGTAGTAGCCTTCCAGTCCCGTGTGCGTGGTGGAGTGGAAGAAGAACAGTAGATACTCTGCACTGAAGGCTGATGCGGCTATCAAGCAAAGCGCTCCATCCGGCATGGGTAGGTAGCTGAGGTCAGTGAGTGTGAGGTTAGTGAATTGTTCTAATTAGCTTGGGAAAGCAAATGGATGCAAAGAAACAACAGGAAGCTACGTGGCCATCATGGGCATGAACTAAGGTAGTATCTGCCTGCTTCTGTAAGGTAGGATTATTGACTACATTATGCTGAATTAATCAAACAACATCGAAAAGGTTGCCAAATTGCCAATATCTCTGAGTGAAAATTTTGGAAACGGGTTGAAGCAATCTTTGccactatttttttttcctatttagaAAAATGAAACCCATCTGCAACACTTAACTGTAATTTATGGTTATATTGTGACTAATGATGCAGGTTTGTATGATGgtcaaataaaataatgatcaccACAATGGTCATTACTAACTTTCTTATTCCACAAAACAGGAAAAAGAAGATGCCATTATGCCAGCCTTAGCAATAAAAAATGAATCATGCCCTGGATGCCCAGTCAATCATTTCATAATTTCCGTGATGCTGGTGTGGCCTGTCACGATTGGACTGGCCTCACGTATTGAACTAATGTTGTGAGTCACAAGAACGAACCACATACCATATACAAGTTTAAAAGTTACTCAGACTCACAGAGTCCTAGTTCAACCAGACCCCATCTGAGATTACTCCATCTCAGAGATGCCTCAAGATATCGAACAAACGTAGATAAGACACTGCTAATAAAATAATCAACTAATCTTCGAATGCATTGCTAGTTTCTAAAGTTCATATAAGTTTGCAAAATATTCTTCTTTTCAAACAATACGGCTAGCAGCTATGTTCTTATTTCCACATAAACCAAGTCTAAAGGTGAACTTGGAATATAACGGTCATGGATGGCAtccgtaatttttcttttttcttttttatgataataaACTTTTTCTTAAACCACGTGCCGTTCTAATCGCCCCCCTCCCTAGTTCCGACAGCTGTCCCTAACAAAGATAGCATGCCCCTTACCCCCATCTATTTCAATGACCAGCCAAGCCGGAGACCGAGGGCGGCCTGGACAAAATCCACAAGGGCGTTGGTCGCCCTTCCCCTTCGCCCACGCCCATCCCTGTATCCTACCGAACCTTTGGGGAAACCAATACCCTCTCGTTTCTCCCTATCCAAAGAACCCTATCACCGTTACTTCGCTATTCTTAATAGCGGTTCCCCTCGAGACCAAATCCTACGGGCGGGCCCTTACTTCTCGTTTCCCGATAACGATtctgagaagagagaaaagagtctgACCTGGTTTTCTCGGAGAGGAGGGTGATGGCGCCGAAGAGGAAGAACATGAGGAGCATTGCACCATGCTCGAAGTCGTTCATGTGCGCCGGATTCAGTATCCTCTCGGAGCCTACGAAGTACTGGAAGTGGGGCGAATACAATAACTCGACGCACATGTCGACGAAGGCGCCGCCGGCGAGCACGTAGAGCTCCAGGTGCCGTGCCTTCCCGCCGAACCACCGCTCCACGGGGTTCCACACCCGGACCCGAAACGCCACCGGGTCCGACACGTACCGGACCGCCGCGCTCCAGATGTGCCACAATCCCACCGCCAGGAATAGGCTCCCCGGCAGCACGTGACCGATGAACGATCccattctttcctttttttttttttaaacaaaatctCGCCCTCGGATCTTCAACAAATTACGAACAAGGACCCCGAGAGCGTTGACCGACAATGGATCgcttcctcttcctttcttctcgCGTTTAAACTGTATTTATATAAAGAAAAGGAGTAAAAATAGATCAAAATGGAGAAATTTGAGTTGAAATTGGAGAATTTTTTTGGTGCGATTTGAATGCTTAGCGGTTTGTATCAATCCTGGTTCTGGAAAATGGAAGAGAAATTGATCAAAATGGAAATATCTAGCTCCAATTGGAAAGTTTTTCCACTGAGttaacttttttttcttcttacaaaAATTAACTTTTTTTTGGACAACACTAAGCTTTATCCGATCGATCAAAActtgctctctctctccccctccccacAAGCCTCCTCTCAAACTAGTTCAAATACAAATACGAAAGCATGAAACGAATTGATACAAATTAGCAGAAATTGGAAAATTAACTAGCTTTCTAATCCccaaaacattttttttttgagaaaaaaatagaagaataaaCTTCTTTTCTTGCTCCACAAGCGTCCTCAATCAAAactgatgaatataaatataacgaaacgcaaaattgatcaaaaaaaaatccatcccCCGCAAACAGGTTCACCGAAGGCAAAGATCTAGCGACGACGGAAGCAGATCTGATGGACAGAGGCAATCTTTTGCTGGAAGTTGTAATAGTtccaatatatatacatatatgtaagttattttattattatatcaggaactttttgggggggggggggggcgggacATGGACGTACCTTGCTGAGAGAGGAAGGGATTGGATTGGGGAGAGCGTGGGGTTCGCCGCCTCGACGAAATGATTGCGATATGAGGgggaaaagagaggagagagatcaaAGGGAAGCAAAGCAACGCGGTCTCTTTctcttagagagagagaggggaaaaggGTTAGAGATCTCGAGGAGGGCtgtatctctctctttttcctcgcACTTCTTCGCTCCCTTCTTCTGCTCCTTCTGATCTCCAGTACCGAGACGGGCGCTTGCAGGGAGAAggcaaaaaaattcaagaagaggTGGCGACTCCTCGGGGCGGGCGCTTTCGccttttcttttacttttctttATTCTGCGAATAATCTTGTTATTAATCTAAATAGGATGTCATTGCGAAGCCGGCGGGGCAGCCGGAGCGAGCGACGCGTTAATCACGTGACATCATTCCTTGCCTTTCTATGCGACGTTTTAAGTGGGTGCTTGGTATAGGATGATTATTTGCAGCCAAAAGTAATATCGGAGACATATTTATCATACTTGCTTGCATCATGATGTTCCAAACGATTGAAATTTCATCCTTTAGTCCGAATTTGAGATTAAAAATAACTCTCAATccagtaatatatatatatattatttatagtatacatattatattatattatattatattatattgatattatatatattatatctataacatattatattataatatttattaatcatattattttcttattattatttaataacgatttgaaattataatagaaatatattattgtattttatatttatataataaaattatttaacatattatttttatttatcttattttccTACTCAAAATAAATATCAgtgttaaaataaatatatatcactAATTAATACATCTGTATAGGATAAATAATTTAAtagactaataaatatatttatatgaaatatattgataaatatattaataaatatattaatattttattataatatatatttaatttgattaataaatatatttttataaaatatatcaatGATAGTTTTAGTATTATATGATCAATGATGTTGAATTTTCAAAGAATATTAAATAGGTTACTCATGAATATCTGAAAATCTTGAATTATTAgaatataatatatcaaatgcGGTAGTTTTAGACCATTGAAATTAAGATTATCTCTGTTGAAAATTGTCGATACTCTGCGTGGACCTGAGGATATCAGAGACGGAGCCCTCTACAAGAGCACACtgtgatccgaactctctgaaGGCAGCAAACTTCATGCCCTAGATTGTTGCGCACCCTGAACCCTGCGCAACGACCTAGTTCGTGTCCCCCCTCGCTTCCAGAGACCTAGGACGCACCTTTAGATCTGATCTTCCACCTCTAACATCCTAAAAATCAAGGCTTGAGGCGTGGTATCTTAGGACCATCAGATCTAGACCTGAAATCTTAATGAGGAGGAGTCCTTGTTGGATTAGGACTCTATGGCAGCATCTCTCAAACTGTAGTCTTTACTTGTGCGTTCCATCTTGGCCCCTACACATTTCTGATCTGAACCAAATCAGAGCCCAAACCTCCCCATGAGATCACATGCTCATCCTCCTAGAAATTAGAGTATTGGAGTGTCCAAAATCTGAAGCTATACCGCACAAGAAAAAGAGATCCTACAGTCTTCTACAAAACTACAGTCTTTGCCCATGCTCATCACTTTGTGCACTTCCTCCACTCATGCCCACCTCCGAAGCCTCCTCCATGCTTTCCTCTGATTTCTGATCAGATAAAAGGCATCCTTGGGCGTGGCGACTCCCTAGGCATGGAGTCTTGGGCGGCCACACAAGGGAGGCGCCCATATGATGGGGCACCCCCTCCAAAACCCTAAGTGCTCGGGTTTAAGGGAGGCACCTCCCTTTCCTCCTCGCATGAAGCCTCTTTAGCTGCCTCCTCAGGTGGCATGCAAAGACCAGAGAGAGGGAGAGGTTAAGGAGAAAAGttttttttgattctcttctATTAAGATTTACAATATACAAGTATATATACTTATTACATGGATCAAAGCCCTAGCTTAAAAACTCTCTAGGCTAACCCAATTTGAATGCACTTACCCAAACCCATGCACACCCAAGGTCTGATCATGCACTCAATCTCATGGACCCAAACCTAATCCAAACTTGGATTTGCCCCCATGAGACCCATAAATCAGGGCCTCATGATCGTGGAGGGCTGagcctccaccctaggaccaaACCGATCCTAGCCGTGGGATCCAAACCAATCATAGAATCCTAAAACCAAGCCCATGGCTCCTCTCCAGGCCTCCCAAGACttggtgttgggtggatgtctggccaagacaccacctcccaagatctttccagtaccacgcgatgcagcaggaagaaagaagaaccaaaacaaaaggaaaaaataatcaaaatacgtggatcagccacaaaagggctcgcctccacggggcatgcaaacttcactatggaaagaaaattttacaagaggagacctcaccctcaacccttgtacatccaattctctctcacataaagttcccctcacaaaagctctctctcttttggagacccccctgaacccctgaagagcctggcgaccgctgtccaggagcctcctgctccttctctcacagcatgcccgcgcctctctctctcttcacgctGGTTCGTACGGCTGTACGATGAGAATCCCGAGCACACActtctctgtttcacgcacagccCTTTTAAAGGATTAATCGgactttaaaccttgattagagaaggattaggactccttaatcaaagccaaaaaccccctggaccgtcggatcaagatcgggaaccacccatgccgttggatcgcgctccggtccacggaatagtgccgtggaccgcgagaaacgcatgggaaacgcccacgcggttcacagaccgcgccgtggaccacccggtccacggtggaccggggcaagggccagcaggcccgctggcctgggccggcccgcgcgcgcgggcctgggccgcgcctgtacgtgggcctgcgcgcgcctgggccgcgcgcgcctgggccgcgcgccagcctgggccgcaggccccccccgcgcgggcctgggtcgcgcgtcccacgcaGGCCCGAGTCGTGCATCCCGCGCACCGCCGCctacggccgcgccgctgccgtccgccgccggtcgccggcgatcctccaccgcctcgattctcgtgccaacttcataagctcgtatctcctccatccgagctccgattcaggtgatcttggtctcgttggactccgtttttcaccgtgAATCTCGCTGTGggatcaatgtgggctgaatctcgaggtgtcaaatcctaacaatctccatctcgactcga from Elaeis guineensis isolate ETL-2024a chromosome 4, EG11, whole genome shotgun sequence includes these protein-coding regions:
- the LOC105042515 gene encoding uncharacterized protein yields the protein MGSFIGHVLPGSLFLAVGLWHIWSAAVRYVSDPVAFRVRVWNPVERWFGGKARHLELYVLAGGAFVDMCVELLYSPHFQYFVGSERILNPAHMNDFEHGAMLLMFFLFGAITLLSEKTSYLPMPDGALCLIAASAFSAEYLLFFFHSTTHTGLEGYYHLILVILVALCIATTIAGALFPTSLAVDLGSGVSITLQGLWFYQTAFTLYGPMMPRGCHLDDNEVKCHLHESQVRGELLANFHLFSLVFLSFLYVLGCYAIAASWYGHPDLRKLHASALSGAQGGDQNGAVEATSRFFPEIVAAQ